In Chitinophaga nivalis, a single genomic region encodes these proteins:
- the vgrG gene encoding type VI secretion system tip protein VgrG: MPDITSSKDERIIPTPGVYDYTQVQVLINGNKLDNPAYNLRTITVVREMNMIPFARITVLDGDVADEKFAVSEAADFIPGNKIEVKVGRDGQEASVFKGVIVKHGIKAGENGEACLQIDCRDECVKLTLGRKNRYFTNVTDTDALKTVLGAIAGKLEATAVKHKELVQYYCTDWDFAMSRAEMNGCLLLADAGKVNMIKPALAGSPALTLVYGATIDEFEAEIDARTQWQEVNASAWSYKDQALKEASTSSSSFKEAGNLKGSTLAGIVSPAKLELRHSGQVSEPELKAWTDAFLLKSRMAKIRGRAKIKGSPATKPGDTIELKGLGKRFNGLVYVSGVRHEYHDGIWTTHLQFGISPEWFHHKPEVMETPAAGLLPAVSGLQIGIVVQLENDPDGEDRILVKMPLVDNREKGTWARVASLDAGKERGYFFRPELNDEVIVGFVNGDPRFAVVLGMLHSSAKPAPVQAKDTNHIKGLVTRSKMKTMFDDENKVMRMETPAGNSIELSEKDKAITITDQHNNMIKMEAGGITIKSAKDITMEASGLFSLKAKTDVTLEGMTIAGKSNTSIELSAQSTAKFTASAMMEMKGGIVKIN; the protein is encoded by the coding sequence ATGCCGGATATAACCTCCTCCAAAGATGAACGGATCATTCCCACACCAGGTGTATACGATTATACACAGGTGCAGGTCCTGATCAATGGCAACAAGCTGGATAATCCGGCTTATAACCTGCGCACCATTACCGTTGTCAGGGAAATGAATATGATTCCGTTTGCCCGGATTACCGTACTCGATGGAGATGTGGCAGACGAAAAGTTTGCGGTAAGTGAAGCAGCCGATTTTATTCCCGGCAACAAGATAGAAGTGAAAGTAGGCAGGGATGGTCAGGAGGCCAGCGTATTTAAAGGCGTAATCGTGAAACATGGCATCAAAGCCGGTGAAAACGGAGAAGCCTGCCTGCAGATCGACTGCCGCGATGAATGTGTAAAGCTGACATTGGGCAGGAAGAACAGGTACTTCACCAACGTTACCGACACGGATGCGCTGAAAACAGTACTCGGCGCCATCGCCGGTAAACTGGAAGCGACCGCGGTGAAACATAAGGAACTCGTACAGTATTACTGCACGGACTGGGATTTTGCCATGAGCCGCGCAGAAATGAATGGCTGCCTGTTGCTGGCGGATGCAGGAAAGGTTAACATGATCAAACCCGCACTGGCCGGATCTCCTGCACTCACCCTCGTGTACGGCGCTACCATCGATGAGTTTGAAGCAGAGATAGATGCCCGTACACAATGGCAGGAAGTAAATGCCAGTGCCTGGAGTTATAAAGACCAGGCCCTGAAAGAAGCCAGCACCAGCAGCTCCTCATTCAAAGAAGCCGGCAATTTAAAAGGCAGCACCCTGGCAGGTATTGTATCGCCGGCGAAGCTGGAACTACGTCACAGCGGTCAGGTAAGTGAACCGGAATTGAAAGCATGGACCGACGCCTTCCTCCTGAAAAGCCGGATGGCGAAAATCAGAGGCCGTGCTAAAATAAAAGGTTCCCCCGCTACCAAACCCGGTGATACCATTGAGCTGAAAGGCCTCGGGAAACGATTCAACGGCCTGGTATATGTCAGCGGGGTACGGCACGAATACCACGATGGTATCTGGACCACCCACCTGCAGTTTGGCATCTCTCCGGAATGGTTTCACCATAAACCGGAGGTGATGGAAACCCCGGCCGCCGGTCTGTTGCCCGCTGTCAGCGGATTACAGATAGGCATCGTTGTACAGCTGGAAAATGATCCCGACGGAGAAGACCGCATCCTCGTAAAAATGCCGTTGGTAGACAACCGCGAAAAAGGTACCTGGGCCAGAGTGGCATCACTCGATGCCGGTAAGGAACGGGGCTATTTTTTCCGCCCGGAACTGAATGATGAAGTGATTGTTGGTTTCGTAAATGGCGACCCCCGTTTTGCTGTGGTGCTGGGCATGTTGCACAGCAGTGCCAAACCGGCACCGGTACAGGCAAAAGATACCAATCATATCAAAGGCCTGGTTACCCGCAGCAAGATGAAGACCATGTTTGATGATGAAAATAAGGTAATGCGCATGGAAACACCCGCGGGCAATTCCATTGAGCTGAGTGAAAAAGATAAGGCCATTACCATTACAGATCAGCACAACAACATGATCAAAATGGAAGCCGGTGGCATCACCATCAAAAGCGCCAAAGATATCACGATGGAAGCCAGTGGTTTGTTCTCCCTGAAAGCCAAAACAGACGTAACACTGGAAGGAATGACCATCGCCGGAAAATCCAATACTTCAATAGAGCTGAGTGCGCAGTCTACGGCGAAGTTTACCGCATCTGCCATGATGGAAATGAAGGGCGGTATTGTTAAAATTAACTGA
- a CDS encoding PAAR domain-containing protein codes for MPFAARLTDFHLCPMVTALVPHVGGQLLGPGVPTVLIGGAPAGVKGDLLMCVGPPDTVVGGSVTVLIGGKPAARMGDSTAHGGVIVAGCPTVLIG; via the coding sequence ATGCCTTTTGCAGCACGATTGACCGACTTCCATCTCTGCCCGATGGTGACCGCACTGGTCCCTCATGTGGGCGGCCAGTTGCTGGGACCTGGCGTACCTACGGTGTTGATCGGAGGAGCCCCCGCCGGCGTAAAGGGAGACCTGCTCATGTGTGTAGGCCCGCCGGATACGGTGGTAGGTGGTTCTGTCACGGTATTGATTGGTGGAAAACCTGCCGCCAGAATGGGCGATAGTACCGCTCACGGTGGCGTGATCGTAGCAGGTTGTCCCACAGTGCTGATTGGTTGA
- a CDS encoding GPW/gp25 family protein, with product MADANDFLGSGWGFPPTFRKENEDEDCYPVLAAGREDINQSLYILLSTSLGERVMQPQYGCNLSDYQFESMSNTLVGFIIDLVENAILYYEARILVDSITVTEPDSWDAIQGYLRINIDYTVRTTNSRYNYVYDFYIREGNTDGVNAMTATK from the coding sequence ATGGCAGACGCTAATGATTTCCTGGGCAGCGGCTGGGGATTCCCGCCCACCTTCCGGAAAGAAAATGAGGATGAAGACTGTTACCCTGTACTGGCAGCAGGAAGAGAGGATATCAACCAAAGCTTGTACATCCTCCTGTCTACCAGCCTCGGAGAACGGGTGATGCAACCACAGTACGGCTGTAATCTATCCGACTACCAGTTTGAATCCATGAGTAACACCCTGGTAGGGTTTATCATCGATCTCGTAGAAAATGCGATCCTGTATTATGAAGCCCGGATACTGGTAGATAGTATTACCGTAACCGAACCGGATTCCTGGGATGCGATACAAGGTTATTTACGTATCAACATTGACTATACCGTCAGAACCACCAACTCCCGCTACAACTATGTATATGATTTCTATATCCGGGAAGGAAATACAGATGGTGTAAACGCAATGACAGCCACAAAATAA
- a CDS encoding baseplate J/gp47 family protein has translation MSATDKISNNLVRDGISQAQRKMAALNADNLPIDGRSTAALLGFLFRYAKYVLYYDDRQPDQQDNQLLMAQGDWQDFFRNNPPFQYAIVQQFDTGSFNTSYRQALADLLQQQPEDQFWSLFYRILDMVLQLNTWHTQLDDGTGLKGMLDTLVKSDFSKALYRLLAMANTFGDRPDEVAASIAILIKNKAWGLTMDNLMAQDVYLLKLADYPRRQRVKMLAQLEELFVIFFKGMQQVQAFALRDFETVLKGAQKHQPHLGLLYAFLLLFSQVKTQLNTLARQHLNFFYKEVLQLKLLPLIPDHVHLVSELARQLPDYLLAADTGLKAGKDALGKTVTFQVEKDVVLNKAKVNQLRTLFKDPQANLFAAPVANSADGQGEAFRNPAFNSWPVLGTGAYASKNNPLQTAVHFPFAATGLILSSPVLLLKEGTREVTLTLELEGLAAGNASLGLAAVLNSPWHRVNEGILADFEKAGIDKLTVAAIRKHLAGAGVKEKWFPENEFISLIGGNDTTALKPAFVIAYVALLQLSVTTEKGWYPLYKPQFTIAGNQLKVVCTLAADAPAIVPAPADVLQVTYPVTDPLLRITFNHQLHFETVLKEKGVYDILSQLVITQPAIQVAVKNVKQLLLSNEEGGLDANKKFLPFTAIPTVGSSFIIGSDEVFRKRLTDLKINVEWDGLPADFKQHYKLYDASVTNESFKATLQQLNNGKWVPFVPENNQSLFRWDGSNTLYNTQTWNLQPVAGNIARLLQSAPLAPYSNASLYGFLKLNLQKDFYHDEYAQVLAAQVLQIGSVNFLDGLKDKLGRSGNEGLRKAAEETVGRALVTNNWAWTVNKGSSDQQFDDLRTSASDTVGKTYSVRTNVNSLSDYVNGSLPDGGVLPPQPYTPTIKSVMIDYVAATTTGDITLLHKYPYEESNYKLLPAGERTTFMPVFTQEGNLYIGLQDAVPGTNINLLFQLSEFTANPDVPKATVTWDYLVGNEWHPLLNNSQILSDATQQLLVSGIVTLALPWEADKTHTILPAGYHWLRVSAAANTAAVCEAVDVVAQAAIAVFHNEDNDGNRVVPGLPPNTISGLVIPDAMINKISQPWPSFGGRRPEVEEDFYIRISERLRHKGRAINVFDYERIVLQAFPAIYKIKCIPHSKMCRDQTGKITWLLSPGWVTLAAIPRISDYPADEKFTPKVSRITLEKVAAYLQERTTVFANVQVINPEYQAINFSGNIRFTEGVDVVYYQARLIRAVQEYMSPWINSGSQDIVFGGTLMMSSVLQFIEQLSYVDFVTDFTMYVITDGVNGPPLKAITADTPWSVLIAGKQTYTPITACPGTRRQPVFKIKADNHSF, from the coding sequence ATGAGTGCTACAGATAAAATATCGAACAACCTGGTCCGGGATGGCATCAGCCAGGCGCAACGGAAAATGGCTGCGCTGAATGCGGACAACCTGCCCATAGATGGCCGCAGTACCGCAGCACTGCTGGGATTCCTGTTCCGTTATGCAAAATATGTATTGTATTACGACGACCGTCAGCCGGACCAGCAGGACAATCAACTTTTAATGGCGCAGGGAGACTGGCAGGATTTCTTCCGTAATAACCCGCCTTTCCAATATGCCATTGTACAGCAGTTTGATACAGGTAGTTTTAACACCAGTTACCGGCAGGCCCTGGCCGATTTATTGCAACAGCAACCCGAAGATCAGTTCTGGTCACTGTTTTACCGTATCCTCGATATGGTGCTGCAACTAAATACGTGGCACACCCAACTGGATGATGGTACCGGCTTGAAGGGCATGCTGGATACACTGGTGAAATCCGATTTCAGCAAAGCGCTGTATCGCCTCCTCGCCATGGCCAATACGTTCGGCGACCGCCCGGATGAAGTAGCCGCGAGTATCGCTATCCTGATAAAGAACAAGGCATGGGGCCTCACCATGGATAACCTGATGGCACAGGATGTATACCTGCTGAAACTGGCTGATTATCCCCGTCGTCAACGCGTGAAAATGCTGGCGCAACTGGAAGAACTCTTTGTGATTTTCTTTAAGGGGATGCAACAGGTACAGGCATTTGCCCTGCGTGATTTTGAAACCGTATTGAAAGGAGCACAGAAACACCAACCCCACCTGGGATTGTTATATGCTTTCCTGCTGCTGTTTTCACAGGTGAAAACACAATTGAATACCCTCGCCCGCCAGCACCTGAATTTCTTTTATAAAGAAGTACTGCAGCTGAAACTGCTGCCGTTAATACCAGATCACGTACACCTGGTATCCGAACTGGCACGGCAATTACCGGACTACCTGCTGGCAGCAGATACCGGCCTGAAGGCAGGTAAAGATGCCCTGGGTAAAACCGTTACTTTCCAGGTAGAAAAAGATGTGGTCCTCAACAAAGCCAAAGTTAACCAGTTACGTACCCTGTTCAAAGATCCGCAGGCCAACCTGTTTGCCGCCCCGGTGGCCAACAGTGCCGACGGACAGGGCGAAGCATTCCGGAATCCCGCTTTTAACAGCTGGCCGGTATTGGGTACCGGCGCCTATGCCAGCAAAAATAATCCGTTACAAACGGCCGTACATTTTCCCTTTGCGGCTACTGGTCTGATCTTATCATCACCGGTGTTGCTGCTGAAAGAAGGGACCCGGGAAGTAACCCTCACCCTGGAGCTGGAAGGCTTGGCTGCCGGTAATGCCAGCCTGGGACTGGCCGCCGTGTTGAATAGCCCCTGGCACCGGGTGAATGAAGGCATACTGGCCGATTTTGAAAAAGCAGGTATCGATAAATTAACGGTGGCGGCTATACGTAAACATCTGGCGGGAGCGGGTGTCAAAGAAAAATGGTTCCCGGAAAATGAATTCATCTCCCTCATAGGAGGTAACGATACCACCGCATTGAAACCGGCATTTGTAATAGCCTATGTGGCATTGCTGCAACTGTCGGTGACAACGGAGAAAGGATGGTATCCGCTGTACAAGCCCCAGTTTACCATTGCCGGTAATCAGCTGAAAGTAGTATGCACGCTGGCAGCAGACGCCCCGGCGATCGTACCGGCGCCGGCAGACGTGTTGCAGGTTACCTATCCGGTAACCGATCCGTTGCTGCGTATCACCTTTAATCATCAGCTGCACTTCGAAACCGTATTAAAAGAGAAGGGCGTGTATGATATACTGAGTCAACTGGTCATTACCCAACCAGCGATACAGGTAGCTGTGAAAAATGTCAAACAATTGTTGCTGAGTAATGAGGAAGGTGGCTTGGATGCCAATAAAAAATTCCTGCCTTTCACCGCCATCCCTACTGTAGGCAGTAGTTTTATCATAGGCAGCGATGAGGTGTTCAGAAAAAGACTCACCGATCTGAAAATTAATGTGGAATGGGATGGCCTGCCGGCGGATTTTAAACAACATTATAAGTTGTATGATGCGAGTGTTACTAATGAGAGTTTTAAGGCAACCCTGCAACAATTGAATAATGGAAAATGGGTACCCTTTGTCCCGGAGAATAATCAGTCATTATTCCGTTGGGATGGTAGCAATACACTATATAACACACAGACGTGGAATCTGCAGCCGGTAGCCGGAAATATCGCACGTCTGTTGCAATCTGCTCCGCTGGCGCCTTACAGCAATGCGTCCTTATATGGTTTCCTGAAACTCAACCTGCAAAAAGATTTCTATCACGATGAATATGCACAGGTGCTGGCAGCACAGGTGCTACAAATCGGCTCAGTAAATTTCCTTGATGGGTTAAAAGATAAGTTAGGACGATCAGGTAATGAGGGGTTAAGGAAAGCCGCAGAAGAGACAGTTGGTAGAGCATTGGTGACAAATAATTGGGCATGGACCGTCAATAAGGGTAGCTCTGATCAACAGTTTGATGATCTGAGAACCAGCGCTAGTGATACAGTAGGTAAAACGTATAGCGTCAGAACGAATGTGAACAGTCTGTCAGACTACGTTAATGGTAGTTTACCCGATGGTGGAGTATTGCCGCCACAGCCTTATACGCCTACCATCAAATCTGTGATGATAGATTATGTGGCCGCCACCACGACAGGAGATATCACGCTGTTACATAAATATCCCTATGAAGAAAGTAATTATAAGTTGTTGCCCGCTGGTGAACGAACCACTTTCATGCCGGTATTCACGCAGGAAGGAAACTTGTATATAGGCCTGCAGGATGCTGTACCGGGTACAAATATCAACTTACTGTTTCAGTTATCTGAATTTACCGCTAACCCCGATGTCCCTAAAGCCACCGTCACCTGGGATTACCTGGTTGGTAATGAGTGGCATCCGTTGCTGAATAATTCACAGATCCTCAGTGATGCCACACAGCAATTGCTGGTATCAGGTATTGTAACACTGGCATTACCCTGGGAGGCAGATAAAACACATACGATACTGCCTGCCGGTTATCACTGGCTGCGGGTAAGCGCTGCAGCCAATACAGCGGCGGTGTGTGAAGCCGTGGATGTAGTAGCACAGGCTGCCATCGCCGTTTTTCATAATGAAGATAATGATGGCAACCGCGTTGTACCGGGATTACCACCCAATACCATCAGCGGACTGGTGATACCAGATGCCATGATCAATAAAATTTCGCAGCCCTGGCCTTCTTTTGGTGGCAGAAGACCCGAAGTGGAAGAGGACTTCTACATACGCATCAGTGAACGCTTGCGGCATAAAGGAAGAGCCATCAATGTATTCGACTATGAACGGATCGTATTGCAGGCTTTTCCGGCGATCTACAAAATAAAATGTATTCCGCATTCCAAAATGTGCCGGGATCAGACCGGGAAAATTACCTGGCTGTTGTCACCGGGATGGGTCACCCTGGCAGCCATTCCCCGGATTAGTGACTACCCGGCCGATGAAAAATTTACCCCGAAAGTAAGTCGCATTACCTTGGAAAAAGTAGCGGCTTACCTGCAGGAACGTACGACCGTTTTTGCCAATGTACAGGTGATTAATCCCGAATACCAGGCCATCAATTTCAGCGGTAATATCCGGTTTACGGAAGGAGTGGATGTGGTATACTATCAGGCCCGCCTGATCAGGGCCGTACAGGAATATATGTCGCCGTGGATCAACTCCGGCTCACAGGATATTGTATTTGGAGGTACCCTCATGATGTCGTCTGTACTGCAATTCATCGAACAGCTGAGTTACGTGGACTTTGTAACCGACTTCACCATGTACGTCATTACGGATGGGGTGAACGGACCGCCATTGAAAGCGATTACAGCAGATACTCCCTGGTCGGTACTGATTGCAGGAAAACAAACCTATACCCCGATTACAGCCTGTCCGGGTACCCGCCGGCAACCCGTATTTAAAATTAAAGCAGACAATCATTCATTCTAA